The following coding sequences lie in one Pseudomonas svalbardensis genomic window:
- a CDS encoding ABC transporter permease encodes MNWEVIIKWLPKLAQGATLTLELVAIAVIAGLLLAIPLGIARSSRLWYVRAFPYGYIFFFRGTPLLVQLFLVYYGLAQFDAIRNSSMWPYLRSPFWCATVTMTLHTAAYIAEILRGSIQAIPKGEIEAARALGMSRAKAMFYIILPRAARIGLPAYSNEVILMLKASALASTVTLMELTGMARTIIARTYLPVEIFFAAGMFYLLMAYVLVRGFKLLERWLRVDACQGR; translated from the coding sequence ATGAACTGGGAAGTCATCATCAAGTGGCTGCCGAAACTGGCTCAGGGCGCAACCCTGACCCTGGAGTTGGTGGCCATCGCCGTAATCGCCGGTTTGCTATTGGCGATTCCGCTAGGCATCGCTCGCTCGTCGCGACTCTGGTACGTGCGGGCATTCCCCTACGGCTACATCTTCTTTTTCCGCGGCACGCCGTTGCTGGTTCAGCTGTTCCTGGTCTACTACGGCCTGGCGCAGTTCGACGCGATCCGTAACAGCTCGATGTGGCCGTATCTGCGCAGTCCGTTCTGGTGCGCCACCGTGACCATGACCCTGCACACCGCGGCCTACATCGCCGAGATCCTGCGCGGCTCGATTCAGGCGATTCCAAAGGGCGAGATTGAAGCTGCCCGGGCGCTGGGCATGTCCCGAGCCAAAGCGATGTTCTACATTATCCTGCCCCGCGCAGCGCGCATCGGCCTGCCGGCCTACAGCAACGAAGTCATCCTGATGCTCAAGGCCAGCGCCCTGGCCAGCACCGTGACCCTGATGGAACTGACCGGCATGGCCCGCACCATCATTGCCCGGACCTACCTGCCGGTGGAGATATTCTTCGCGGCGGGCATGTTCTATCTGCTGATGGCTTATGTGCTGGTTCGCGGCTTCAAGCTGCTGGAGCGCTGGCTGCGCGTCGATGCCTGCCAAGGGCGTTGA
- a CDS encoding ABC transporter permease: MTIDLYGFGPALAAGALMTVKLALSALCLGLVLGLLGALAKTSPYKPLQWLGGTYSTLVRGIPELLWVLLIYFGTVNLMRALGEFFGNPDLELNAFAAGVIALGLCFGAYATEVFRGAILAIPKGHREAGVALGLSKFRIFTKLIMPQMWRIALPGLGNLFMILMKDTALVSVIGLEEIMRHAQIGVTVSKQPFTFYMVAAFMYLGLTVLAMTGMYFMEKRAARGFARSTQ, from the coding sequence ATGACTATCGATCTCTACGGATTCGGCCCGGCGCTCGCCGCTGGTGCGCTGATGACTGTGAAACTGGCACTCTCGGCCTTGTGCCTGGGGCTGGTGCTCGGTCTGCTCGGCGCCTTGGCCAAGACTTCCCCGTACAAGCCGCTGCAATGGCTTGGCGGCACTTATTCGACACTGGTTCGCGGCATCCCGGAATTGCTCTGGGTGCTGTTGATCTACTTCGGCACGGTCAACTTGATGCGTGCCCTGGGCGAGTTCTTCGGCAACCCCGACCTCGAACTCAATGCCTTCGCCGCTGGCGTGATTGCGCTGGGGCTGTGCTTTGGCGCCTACGCCACGGAAGTGTTTCGTGGTGCAATTTTGGCTATCCCCAAAGGTCACCGCGAAGCGGGTGTGGCGTTGGGTCTGTCGAAATTCCGTATTTTCACCAAGCTGATCATGCCGCAGATGTGGCGCATCGCCCTGCCCGGCCTGGGTAACTTGTTCATGATCCTGATGAAAGACACCGCACTGGTATCGGTCATCGGCCTGGAAGAAATCATGCGTCACGCGCAAATCGGCGTGACCGTGTCCAAGCAGCCGTTCACCTTCTATATGGTGGCCGCGTTCATGTACCTGGGCCTGACGGTTCTCGCCATGACCGGCATGTACTTCATGGAAAAACGCGCCGCTCGCGGCTTCGCGAGGAGCACCCAATGA
- a CDS encoding ABC transporter substrate-binding protein has product MQNYKKIFLAAAVTLAFSAGAAAETLKMGIEAAYPPFNNKDASGNVVGFDKEIGDALCAKMKVECTVVTSDWDGIIPALNAKKFDFLISSMSITDERKQAVDFTDPYYSNKLQFIAKKDVDFKTDKASLQGKVIGAQRATLAGTWLEDNMEGVEIKLYDTQENAYLDLTSGRLDGILADKYVNYEWLKSDAGRSYEFKGDPVEESDKIGIAVRKGDEIRTKLNTALKEIVADGTYKKINDKYFPFSIY; this is encoded by the coding sequence ATGCAGAACTACAAAAAGATCTTCCTGGCTGCTGCCGTCACCCTGGCCTTCAGCGCCGGTGCCGCCGCCGAGACCTTGAAGATGGGCATCGAAGCGGCCTACCCGCCGTTCAACAACAAAGATGCCAGTGGCAATGTCGTCGGCTTCGACAAAGAAATCGGCGATGCCCTGTGCGCCAAGATGAAAGTCGAATGCACCGTGGTTACGTCCGACTGGGACGGCATCATTCCGGCCCTGAACGCCAAGAAATTCGACTTCCTGATCTCCTCGATGTCGATCACCGACGAGCGCAAGCAAGCGGTGGACTTCACCGACCCGTACTACTCCAACAAGCTGCAATTCATCGCCAAGAAAGACGTCGACTTCAAAACCGACAAGGCTTCCCTGCAAGGCAAAGTGATCGGCGCACAACGTGCGACCCTCGCTGGCACCTGGCTGGAAGACAACATGGAAGGCGTTGAAATCAAACTCTACGACACCCAGGAAAACGCCTACCTCGACCTGACCTCCGGTCGTCTGGACGGCATCCTCGCGGACAAATACGTCAACTACGAGTGGCTGAAAAGCGACGCCGGCCGTTCTTATGAGTTCAAAGGCGACCCGGTGGAAGAAAGCGACAAGATCGGTATCGCTGTACGTAAAGGCGATGAGATTCGTACGAAGCTGAACACCGCACTGAAAGAAATCGTCGCTGATGGCACCTACAAAAAGATCAACGACAAGTACTTCCCGTTCAGCATCTATTGA